In Myxococcus xanthus, one DNA window encodes the following:
- a CDS encoding family 2B encapsulin nanocompartment shell protein: MSNIIKPGSDAEKSQLSLGTAAARQLATTTKSVPQMQGISSRWLLKLLPWVQVSGGVYRVNRRLSYAVGDGRVTFTTTGAKVQVIPQELCELPLLRSYDDVEVLTALANRFEQKTYKAGDVITEVGKEADCIVLIAHGKVNKIGAGKYGDATVLGVLADGDHYSYEALLESQDYWKFTAKAATASTVLVLQQSDFEAVMAQSPSLHKHVEQFKARSKKKQDTTGQAEIELAAGHTGEPVLPGTYVDYETSPREYELSVAQTVLQIHTRVADLFNEPMNQTEQQLRLTVEALKERKEHELINNREFGLLHNADLKQRIHTRRGPPTPDDMDELLATVWKEPSFFLAHPRAIAAFGQECSRKGIYPTSVDFNGNMVPAWRGVPIFPCSKIPVSDSRTTSIMLMRAGEKNQGVIGLHPGTIPDEIEAGLNVRFMGINEKAIINYLVTSYFSAAVLVPDALGILESVEIGRGD; the protein is encoded by the coding sequence ATGTCGAACATCATCAAGCCGGGCAGTGACGCCGAGAAGTCCCAGTTGAGCTTGGGCACGGCCGCCGCGCGCCAGCTGGCCACGACGACCAAGTCCGTCCCGCAGATGCAGGGCATCTCCTCCCGGTGGCTGCTCAAGCTGCTGCCCTGGGTGCAGGTGTCCGGTGGCGTATACCGCGTCAACCGCCGGCTGAGCTACGCGGTGGGCGATGGCCGCGTGACGTTCACCACCACCGGCGCCAAGGTGCAGGTCATCCCGCAGGAGCTGTGTGAGCTCCCCCTGCTGCGCAGCTACGACGACGTCGAGGTGCTGACGGCGCTGGCCAACCGCTTCGAGCAGAAGACGTACAAGGCCGGCGATGTCATCACCGAGGTGGGCAAGGAAGCGGACTGCATCGTCCTCATCGCCCACGGCAAGGTGAACAAGATTGGCGCCGGCAAGTACGGTGACGCCACCGTGCTCGGGGTGCTGGCGGACGGCGACCACTACAGCTACGAGGCGCTGCTGGAGTCGCAGGACTACTGGAAGTTCACGGCCAAGGCCGCCACGGCCTCCACCGTGCTGGTGCTGCAGCAGTCCGACTTCGAGGCCGTGATGGCCCAGTCGCCCTCGCTGCACAAGCACGTCGAGCAGTTCAAGGCGCGCTCGAAGAAGAAGCAGGACACCACGGGCCAGGCCGAAATCGAGCTGGCCGCGGGCCACACCGGCGAGCCGGTGCTGCCCGGCACCTACGTGGACTACGAGACGTCGCCCCGCGAGTACGAGCTGAGCGTGGCGCAGACGGTGCTCCAGATTCACACCCGCGTGGCGGACCTCTTCAACGAGCCCATGAACCAGACGGAGCAGCAGCTCCGGCTGACGGTGGAGGCGCTGAAGGAGCGCAAGGAGCACGAGCTCATCAACAACCGCGAGTTCGGCCTGCTGCACAACGCCGACCTCAAGCAGCGCATCCACACCCGGCGCGGCCCGCCCACGCCCGACGACATGGACGAGCTGCTGGCCACCGTGTGGAAGGAGCCGTCCTTCTTCCTGGCCCACCCGCGCGCCATCGCCGCCTTCGGCCAGGAGTGCAGCCGCAAGGGCATCTACCCCACCAGCGTGGACTTCAACGGCAACATGGTGCCCGCCTGGCGCGGCGTCCCCATCTTCCCGTGCAGCAAGATTCCCGTCAGCGACTCGCGCACCACGTCCATCATGCTGATGCGCGCGGGTGAGAAGAACCAGGGTGTCATCGGCCTGCACCCGGGCACCATCCCCGACGAAATCGAGGCCGGCCTCAACGTCCGGTTCATGGGCATCAACGAGAAGGCCATCATCAACTACCTGGTCACCAGCTACTTCTCCGCGGCCGTCCTCGTGCCCGACGCGCTGGGCATCCTGGAGAGCGTCGAAATCGGCCGCGGCGACTAG